The window TAACTCTCTGTCTTAACCGGGAAGGTAACTGCCTACGTTTCATCCACCATTCCATATCCCTACACCGTATCtgcattttccttttttttgccATTACTGCATGTAAAAACACCTTCAAAGGAAAGTAAAAAGCTTGTTAAAAATCTTCCGATTCCATCAAAACACAATATCATTAAGAAAGACTTATTCTTGCATAGTTTACCTGAATGTTTCCGATCAATAGCGTGAAGAGTAATAACCCGCTAAGGACCATAACTATACTGAAAACAACTTCGAGCCAGTTGCTTGTAGGCTCAAGATCATTCGCAAATGTGCTGTAAAACGCGACACCCAGTTCAGAATCAGTATAACAAtccaagatttttaaaaaccttaaacTTTGAAACCAAGCAATTACCTGAGAGTCATTAGGCCCCAGAAGATAGGGTAGAGGATCTTAACCGCAAGAGAGTTGCTGGAGATGACTGGAAGTGCCCAACGGTAGATACCATATCGGAATGGCCCGTCAGAGTCTAAGCACATAGGCTTATTGACCACACTGGTAAGGTTTCCAGATACGCATGGATATCCAAATGTGCTTGTCGGTGACACAAATTGGTAACAGACCTCTTCTTTGCAAGCCAGACTCAGATTGCATTTCCCGGCTCTCATGCATTGCTCTCTTATGCAAGAAGCAACACGCTGTATTGCGAGAACATACCAGCATCCCCCAGCAACCTGAAAGCACCAGaatttccattacaaaaaccaACTTTAAAGTGTATTTTTGCAGCAGCACATTACATTCAGGCGGAAATAGTGTATCTAGCTTGAGAGGACTCACATGCGAAGCGATGAAATATGCGATGAGATTAAGAGCAAAACCCCACCAAATAGTCCCAAAAATGTAGCCAGTGACTTTTTGCATCCTTCTCATCAAGCAAATGCAGTGATAAATCTTGGGGAGGAATTGGAACAAGAATATTAGCAGAAGAATCGTCATTATCAACTTAACCTTCTCTTCCCTTATCAGTTTCGGCACAACTAACCAAAACACAGTCTGCAAAACAACGAAGAGACGCACAAAGTTCATCAACAAGGTAACACTTTCAAATGATTCATGGAGGTCTTTCTTGAAACAAATAAGAGGTTTAAGTGtcattttcataatatttggAATAGTTTGAAGGTTTCTTGGAAAAGTCGTCGGAGGGTTTAAAACCTGAGGCACAGGGAGGATGACAATAACATCAAACCAGAAGCCAGTGAGGGAGCGTGCGTAGTGAGACGCGATGGCGCGTGGATCCCAAACGAGCTTGCCACAACCAACGACAAGCGACTCTCTCGAGACGTAAGCCAGTCTGAATTGAAGCCACACGTGCCAAAGATGAACAGCGTCGAGAAACGTGCGGAGCACAGTGACCACCGCGGCGAACGCGCCGTCCATGTAAAGACACGCCGGTCCGGTGGTTCGACCTATAGAGAGCGCGTAGAAGAAGAGGGGATCCACCGCTAAAGCCATCCCGCGAGCTAGAAGCAACGCGCGGTTCCATCTCTGCACGCGCTTGCTCCTGGGATCGAGAACTTCGCCGAACGGACCTTTGAGACGTCTGACGCGAGCTCGGACAGAGGATCCATCCTGGATCGGAACTAGAGAAGAGCCAGCGGAGGCACGCCACTCCGGCGCGTGAGCTTGATCGCAGCTAGTTGAATGGAAAGCTGGGACACCTACTTGAGTACAAGCATAACACTCGACGGAGCTCAGAACCGGCGTTTCATCGCTGCCGCTGTAGGTCGAATCTCCGCCGTTGTTTTCCTCGATTCCAGTCGTTTGTCGACGGAATTTCTCGGAAAACAGTCCAATCCACCTGAAATTTTCAAATTGTTAACTCGGATTTAGCATATACTCAAGCGATTAGGTTGAATTGCATGGTGACCTTGTTCGCTATACAACAGTTCAAAAAcgagtcaattttttttttccgggaaAGCAGTTTCTCGGAAAAAGATGATAATTCTCAGAGAAAGCTTGTAACCGTCGAGTGAACAAAAGACATTTTCGAAATTCTCCGAGCGTACAACAAGCCATTACTGAAGGATTACAATCATAGATAGATATAGACTACAATCGGAAATcgtatacatataaataatacCTGAAGATGAAGTCGGGGTGAGAGGGCATGATTGAAATAGAGGAACCACCATGGGAGAGGGAGAGAAGATTTTGCAGGGGGAGTGattgggagagagagaagaaagaagatggagCTTTTGTATAGGCGAAGGCAACAAGGAGTGTGTGTGATACGTAcgtaggcctgggcattcggttaaccattcggtttcggttcggttgtattcggtttcggttattttggatatagtaatatagtaaccatttggatatttatgaaatttcggtttggttcggttcggtttctttcggttcggtttcggtttggttatttaaataaataaccataactaacataaattatattaacattaaccaaataaaccaaatataaccaaaactaaccgaatataaccaaaattaaccaaatatacaataacaaaaatacaaaaaagggaaaaatattgattcaattttacaaaatagtatttaactttgtaaattcaaaataataacatttacatatattgattatttaaaatatttaattgttttgaatctagaaataatttatattttaagtttattttatagttttgcataatattaagtatataatatttgatatcttctaggttttcggatatttcggttaaccatttaattgtcggttcggttcggttcggtttcggttagtttggatatagatttttactaaccattcgggtatttgaagaatttcggttcggttcggtttagtttttttcggttcggtttcggtcggttatttggttatcggttattttgcccagctcTATACGTACGTCTCTACTACTCTCTCTAGTAGGATTCGGTTTACCGGTTCGAAAATAAACCGAAGATTTAGTTTATATCGGAAGCTGAACCGGGATTCACGGCCCACATTAACCATCGAGAGCAAATTGGATTCCGTACAGATCATGACGATAACAACGTTACGGGCCTACTTATGTGGACCAATTtcgattattattattataagagttagtatttttttaaaatcattggattttattttgatataatgATTAATAAGATGAAAGCCTAATCACGTAATTAGGCATTTGGTGGTTTACATACAGATACATCCAATTAATAATACTATACAATTTAATTTCATCATCATAAACTGTCGTTaattttagcaatttttagTATTACTAACAGTTGCTTTCTTAGGTTAATagtagtatataattaaaaaatgcaCCTTTGTTTGCCCGTGGTAATATATTATAAGTACAGACGTACCAGCTGACAGTGAAGTTTCCAAAATTTAACAGTCGtacaaataataaatccataTCATGCATTAATAATTCTCGAGTTACGACGACACCAATAATATCAGCGGACCATACCACACATTTGTATCGAACACTATTGaccattgtttttttgtttgttttgttagttttgttttttgggttggATAAAAGTCAGTGTTCAAATACTAAATATGAAAGGAATTAAGTGGATTAATAATACACACGAAGACTGTGCTATGCAAATGAATATTGTAAAGAAATAACTTTGTTCAAATTAATTCTCATATGGCATGTAGAAGAGGAATATCCGACCGAATATATCTATACATACTGTATGTGTGATATATAAGAAATTATGTCTTCTTCTCTAAATGGTGAAATTTGaagatctttttatttatttatctgaCATCTTTTTAAATAAGgtacaatacaaaaacaaaaaacttcgcataaacaaaaaacttcgcataaacaaaaaaaaaaatagcgaaATTTTGGAATATTGTTTCATGTTCTTATCGAGCAAAGTGGATAAAAACAAGAAGGCCATGTGCAGATAAGTCTGTTCAATGtgtttattcatttatttgatGTACTTGAGGCTTGTATGTATGCAAAAAagcaaggagaagaagaaaaaaaaccgtAGGGACCAAACAAAGTGGCACAGAAAATGGCAATTGGAACGTGACATTGATGGTATCTCTTTTGTTATACATACAAGCCTTCTATAGTATAGACACTCAATTATCAATAAAACAGTGAAAAAAataccgatttttttttaattattatcgaagatttttgaagacgacatgtatatatctcttttgttttttgagttCGACACGCCAAGATGATCTTTCTAggcttttttttatatgtggAACCAACTATTTCTACCCAAACCTGTTTTGAGAATGTTCCATTTTGTCTACATTAATCCGGTTTTCTGATTGTTAACCGATATACGTTTGGTTCatgtgtttgtttggtttgaatttggttttggCATGATTAATTTTCTTTGGCAAAAATTCCAtcaaaaagaagggaaaaaaccaacaaagaaagaattaaatctAGTCAACGCTAGACTTAGAGTCTGGTTAGCAGAACTAGGGCGAAGGGCCACGCAAGCCTACtactgaatctttttttttttgttaaaagctttcaatttataaacatatatgccCAATGGGCTATTTCCGGAATAGGCCCATACAATTATCCCCTTAGGGCCCAGTCCGAttacaacaaaccaaaccagatAACAAAGACCAAAATTAACCCGGGTATATCAAACTAAACCGGTAGCTAACCGGTATGagccaaaaaccctaatctgcaAAGGAGAACCCTAGTGCAGCCGCCTTCCCACGAAGTTGCGGATACTCATCGGCCCAGGACCACCGGCGAGCCAGGAAGACGGGAGTCAAACAGAGAAGGTGACACAGGACCATCACCATCCCGCCACTGTAGAGttgtgaagagaaggaagaagaaaccgatCTAACAATCCGGAAGCCATGGTTCAGTCTGATAGAGATAGATCAGTAGGGAGTAGATCTAAACAGCCAtcgacggtggcttagcctTGCCTTTCCGGCGGTAGACCTCCCTCGTCAAACCATCGGCCGTGACAAAACCTCCTGCGTCTCCAGCCGTTCAGATCTAACCGCCGTATCTTTCTCATTCCTCGCCGAGAACTACCTTCTTCTAACCGCAAAGCCACGCTGCCGGTAGAGCTCTTATCGGAATTGTCCTGCAGAAGCTTCTCCTCGCCACAAACTCCCTTGATTTCGATCTGGTGACCTCATCAGTAGGTGCAATGGACTACGGATGAAGCGCCATGGACCAGTAGTTCCTCTTCAACGCCGGAATCGCCGGAGGAACCTTCACTCGGTGCACGGAGTTGtgatcaaaagaagagaaaggaggagagaagagagagccgCGAGTAGAACTCACGCGCCCACCTCTCTTAATTTGGACTAGTTTTCAAGTATGCCTACTACTGAATCTTGCCGATTAATGTGGTTGTCACGCACACTATTTCTGTACCAATGTGCCAGTATGCCATGGTAatgtttttagagtttttttttttgtttttctgtcaTTCTAAAGattagttataagttataactaataataacaaatagaaaaaacaaacaaaataacttacCCAACGAATAAACATTTTCTAAGAAATATGCGAAAAATCAGGAGAGTACGTAGGAGAAAAATCTTGGCCAAATCCCCCAAatcgaaacccaaaaaaaacgaaagaaacaaatttcttctctctctttcgtaCGAAACAAGAAACCTTAGAGAAAACAATGAATGGCGTCTATTACATCCTGAAAGGTCTCTGCAATAACAATAAGGTGAGAGCTTTTCCTACTTTTACCTCAAATGTTGTAAGagtcccttttttttcttaaatcattTTAGCAGAAATGCTTTGGATTCAGCATGTAACAAGTAGACGTTCAAAGTTCTATGATTTGGTAAAATACAACAAAGTTTTTCCTATGCAAATGATTACGATTGATGGCTTTTAGGTTCTTGTTTAGGTTGATTTAATCTGAAATGGGTTTCAATGGTTTGATATCAAAATTATTCGTAATTAGAGCTAAGATTGTATCCTTCTTTCAATTCAGGTTGAGGATCTTCTCTAGCCTCTACATCAAAAAAGGTTAGATAatcttatgatttttattaatgaaacgttttcattttattctttgttCTTAACATTTGTAGCTTAAAGAATCTATTCTTCAATCTCTCTATCTAAAAGCTGATTGATGGCTGAGGAGACCGTACGTTTGCCTAATTCACCGGATGTAAACAGATCATGGAGAAGGATTTCTACTGGAAAACTGAGTTTCTTATACACTGAAGAGAAAGTTCTTCCTAACTATCTCAGATCACCGACTGGTTCTTGTCATGATGCCTGCAAATACGGGAGGATACATGAATCTCAAGACAAGCCAAGAGTTTTTTCATCACCTCTCAAAAGGGTTGACAGAAGCTTTTCTGGAACTCCAAGCTTTGATTCACCACTGAGGAAGAAGGCATTGATGACCAAATCGGTGTTGAGTTCTTCTTTTGGTTCTGGAATATGTGATTTTGGTGGCTCTGATCATACTAAGAGCGAAGTTGGAAGCTTTTCTAGCAGAGTTTGTGATAATGTTAAGAAGAATGATGCACATACAACAAACGAAGACGTGGTGTTAGgtaagggaaagaagaagaataagaagaaaacgatgGTCTTTGTGACTCGCGGAAGAGCTATATCAAGATCTAAAGAGATGGTTGAACATAACAGGCGTGTCACTGCTTTGCAGCTGAAATCTGTTGCACAAACAGCAGCTATAGCTCTTCGGCGCAGTACTGTgaatagaaagaagatgaatgGGGAATCTAAAGCTGCAGAACCAAAGAAGGCAGTTGTGCCTTTTAGAGTCTCAGTCATGTCCTCAAAACGTTGTTCTCGATGCTATAAGACAAATAAGGAGACTAGTAGCTTGAGAACTCCTCTACTGAAAACTAGGAAACATGTGGA is drawn from Camelina sativa cultivar DH55 chromosome 8, Cs, whole genome shotgun sequence and contains these coding sequences:
- the LOC104705817 gene encoding cyclic nucleotide-gated ion channel 2; amino-acid sequence: MPSHPDFIFRWIGLFSEKFRRQTTGIEENNGGDSTYSGSDETPVLSSVECYACTQVGVPAFHSTSCDQAHAPEWRASAGSSLVPIQDGSSVRARVRRLKGPFGEVLDPRSKRVQRWNRALLLARGMALAVDPLFFYALSIGRTTGPACLYMDGAFAAVVTVLRTFLDAVHLWHVWLQFRLAYVSRESLVVGCGKLVWDPRAIASHYARSLTGFWFDVIVILPVPQTVFWLVVPKLIREEKVKLIMTILLLIFLFQFLPKIYHCICLMRRMQKVTGYIFGTIWWGFALNLIAYFIASHVAGGCWYVLAIQRVASCIREQCMRAGKCNLSLACKEEVCYQFVSPTSTFGYPCVSGNLTSVVNKPMCLDSDGPFRYGIYRWALPVISSNSLAVKILYPIFWGLMTLSTFANDLEPTSNWLEVVFSIVMVLSGLLLFTLLIGNIQVFLHAVMAKKRKMQIRCRDMEWWMKRRQLPSRLRQRVRRFERQRWNALGGEDELELIQDLPPGLRRDIKRYLCFDLINKVPLFRGMDDLILDNICDRAKPRVFSKDEKIIREGDPVQRMIFIMRGRAKRIQSLSKGVVATSMLEPGGYLGDELLSWCLRRPFTDRLPPSSATFVCLDNIEAFSLGSNDLKYITDHFRYKFANERLKQTARYYSSNWRTWAAVNIQMAWRRYRKRTRDGGGNGSMSPVSENSVEGNSERRLLQYAAMFMSIRPHDHLE
- the LOC104705818 gene encoding uncharacterized protein LOC104705818, which gives rise to MAEETVRLPNSPDVNRSWRRISTGKLSFLYTEEKVLPNYLRSPTGSCHDACKYGRIHESQDKPRVFSSPLKRVDRSFSGTPSFDSPLRKKALMTKSVLSSSFGSGICDFGGSDHTKSEVGSFSSRVCDNVKKNDAHTTNEDVVLGKGKKKNKKKTMVFVTRGRAISRSKEMVEHNRRVTALQLKSVAQTAAIALRRSTVNRKKMNGESKAAEPKKAVVPFRVSVMSSKRCSRCYKTNKETSSLRTPLLKTRKHVDENKCKDLVEEKTLYVIKMETGDEIVETDQNQRCVMDSPPTDDPKNQDEAEGIESEADDDESSQEEEDEEDENMMSFSEDNNNTTRQGKSKALSAESAKEERLKLRIXKIVDFRAQGNNSPRKFKFKRGRVVTGADTNSKSGGRRRLKTKGTNLSNDNKEQQQQKPTVVLKHQDTEKKRDSRVVLLYNNVIEETANKLAQTRKSKVKALVGAFESVISLQEKTSSATT